DNA from Evansella sp. LMS18:
TTACAGAAGACATGACAGAAGCAGTTTTTAACTCCCAGGAAGGTGTAGAAGCGCTGGAGTTTTACACAGAGCTTTACAGAGAAGCGGCTCCTGAAGGAAGTATTAATAACAGCAGAGGGGATTCCCAGAACCTGTTTTTAGCAGATTCTGTGGCTATGACTACAGTTGGCCCGTGGTTCCCTAAGTTTATTGAGGACGATGCTCCGGATATGGACTACGGAATTACAGAGTATCCTGTGAAGGAACAGGCTGCAAACTTAGGTACAGCTGACCACATTGCGATGTTCAATACTTCTGAGCACAAGGAAGCGGCATGGACATTTATGGAGTATTTCACCAATGAGGAAAACGACTTAACCTGGGCAAAACACCAGGGTTTCATTCCTTATCGCAGTGCAAATCTTACAGATGATGAAATTCTGAATGACCCGGATATGGCATTTTTCCTGGATGTAGCGGAGGATGCTGTTTCTTATCCTACTTTGCCGGAATGGCCGCAGATTGACCAGGCTGTTGCGGACGCAGTCCAGCAAGCATTAATGGGTGCGAAATCACCGGAAGAAGCGTTAAACGATGCTGCCGAAGCAGTGAACCAGCTGCTGGAAAATTAAAATATTGTGGTGGTCGTGCTCCTGTTTTAAAGGAGGACGGCCTTCTGATTTACATAACTTTTTTAAGCAGATGCCCTAAAATAAATTAACAGCTGATTTTACAGAGCTGGTGTAAAAGATGTGATCATATGAGAAAAAAAGATAATTTAACAGGATTCTTGTTCATTCTTCCGGCACTCATCGTGTTATTAACGGTCGTGTTTTACCCGCTGCTCTGGACATTCTGGCTGAGCTTTCAAGAGAAAATCCTGATAGCTCCCCAGAGGGATGGGTTTATTGGTGTGGAACACTACCAGGGTATATTCCAGTCAGATGTTTTCTGGCGTTTTCTGGGGATAACGTTGATTTTTACTTTGTCCTCTGTGGCAATCAAAATTATTTTCGGCTTGGTGGGGGCGCTGCTGTTAAATAAAAATCATCCAGGGACTAATGTTTACTGGTCCATCCTTGTTATCCCATGGCTTATTCCGTCTGTAGTCGGGGCCTTAATCTGGCGCTGGATGCTCCATGAGCAGTTCGGGATCATTAACAGGGTTTTTGTCCACCTTGGTGTTCTGGAGTCTGCAGTCCCCTGGCTAAGCAGGGAGTTTACAGCTCTGTTATCGGTAATCATTGTTGACGCCTGGGTTGGACTGC
Protein-coding regions in this window:
- a CDS encoding carbohydrate ABC transporter permease, whose product is MRKKDNLTGFLFILPALIVLLTVVFYPLLWTFWLSFQEKILIAPQRDGFIGVEHYQGIFQSDVFWRFLGITLIFTLSSVAIKIIFGLVGALLLNKNHPGTNVYWSILVIPWLIPSVVGALIWRWMLHEQFGIINRVFVHLGVLESAVPWLSREFTALLSVIIVDAWVGLPFMIIVFLAGLKTIPSTLYEAAKVDGAGFFQQLRFVTIPGLKSVLLVMGTLSLIGTFNSFNIIYAMTGGGPVNATNTLVIHIYRTAFTQYNFGLASALAVVTFIIISCFVIFYIRQLDKEGEM